Within Methyloversatilis discipulorum, the genomic segment CGGCACCGAAAAATGGACTTCGCTGGATATCCGCGGCATGGGTGAGACGGCATCGAGCAATGTGGTCGTCCTGGTCGACGGCGTCAGGCTGAATGAACTGGACCTGTCCGGCTCTGACCTGTCGGGCCTGAACCTGTCGCGCATCGAACGCATCCGCATCGTGCGCGGTGGCGGAGCGGTCCGCGTCGGCGACGGCGCGGTCGGCGGCGTTATCGACATCGTCACGCGTGCACCGGCGCCCGGTACCGTGTCCGGATCCTTGCGCGCCGAGGCGGGAGCCTATGGCACGCGCAAGTACACCGGTTCGGTCGCCGCTGGCGCTGGCCCGTTAAGCCTTCAGCTCACCGCAGGACGGTCGGACACCGATGGTTTCCGCCGCAACGGCTATCTGTATTCGCGCGACGGCTCGGCCGAATTGCGCTTTTCGCCGGATGCCCGCTTCAGTGCCTGGGTGCGCGTCGTTCGCCATGTCGACGAATACGGCCTGCCCGGGGGGTTGCCCGCTTCCGTGCTGTCGCAGGGCGAGGCGGCGCGCCGCGCCGCAGCCAGCCTGCTGAACGGCGGCACGACCGACGATTCGCGCTATATGGCGGGGGCCGACATCGATGCCGGTCCCTTTGGCGTGACGCGGGTGCAGGCCAGCAGCCGGCTGCGCGAAAACCCCTTCATCATCGGCTGCGTTTCGGCCGGTTGCGATGAGGCACCGATCCGCTCTTCGCGGCATGCGCTGCAGATCGATCATGAGATCGATCTGCCGTCGGCACTCGGTGCGCGACCGCATCAGCTCGGCTTCGGCCTGAATAGCTGGAACGGCGACTACCAGCGCCATACCGGATCACCCACGGCCATCGGTACCACCCGGCACTCCGGCGACATTCACAGCCATGGCGGCTATGCGGATGCCAGGCTGGCGCTGGGCGAGCGCTGGACACTCAATCTGGGGGCACGTATCGACCGCTTCCGGTCGGATCGCGATACCGAGGTGCTCAGCCTGCCGACCGTCGTCATCCCGGTACCGCCCTTTGTCGCGC encodes:
- a CDS encoding TonB-dependent receptor, which gives rise to MARAQADDRAYELSPVEVRARFTGNLPTDGHSTSVIEAEDIERSAATSLPELIAREANVNLQSLSGTEKWTSLDIRGMGETASSNVVVLVDGVRLNELDLSGSDLSGLNLSRIERIRIVRGGGAVRVGDGAVGGVIDIVTRAPAPGTVSGSLRAEAGAYGTRKYTGSVAAGAGPLSLQLTAGRSDTDGFRRNGYLYSRDGSAELRFSPDARFSAWVRVVRHVDEYGLPGGLPASVLSQGEAARRAAASLLNGGTTDDSRYMAGADIDAGPFGVTRVQASSRLRENPFIIGCVSAGCDEAPIRSSRHALQIDHEIDLPSALGARPHQLGFGLNSWNGDYQRHTGSPTAIGTTRHSGDIHSHGGYADARLALGERWTLNLGARIDRFRSDRDTEVLSLPTVVIPVPPFVAPCTTCAPFWAASAAPSRGTWRNHAREIGLSWDATPTLSIHASASSHFRSPNIDELAQASADIRPQSGRTEEAGMRYRPVAGAELALSVFRIRIDDEIFFGRDAFGVSNNTNFPLPTERRGFEFQSRWPLTSVLRAAFNFGYVQPKADDFDGDLPGVPRRNASLRLDWQVLERVDATLAARYVSSVRDNNAFDDPNPRPRLAAYTVVDAGMRWRPHGEALSMSLSVNNLFDRAYATRQYSGDVYPMPGRHVMVAASMTF